The following proteins are co-located in the Elusimicrobiota bacterium genome:
- the groES gene encoding co-chaperone GroES, with the protein MNIKPLGDRVIVKPAEEKEVKKGGIIIPDTAKEKPQEGEVIAVGPGKVDESGKRVPIDVKVGDKVLFKKYGGEEIKIDDVEYKILEQDDIIAIIEK; encoded by the coding sequence ATGAATATAAAGCCGCTTGGTGACAGAGTAATCGTCAAGCCAGCCGAGGAGAAAGAGGTAAAAAAAGGTGGGATAATAATTCCGGATACTGCAAAAGAGAAGCCGCAGGAAGGCGAAGTGATTGCTGTAGGTCCGGGCAAAGTTGACGAATCAGGCAAAAGGGTACCGATAGATGTTAAGGTAGGTGATAAAGTGCTGTTTAAGAAATATGGTGGTGAAGAGATAAAAATAGATGATGTTGAGTATAAAATTCTTGAACAGGATGATATTATCGCGATTATTGAAAAATAA
- a CDS encoding type III pantothenate kinase — MKLLTVDIGNTTIDFGLFSATKLGGSASGGENKKLIAKTKILTAKFSKIPFGNYDNAIIISVVPCITSKISRQLKNKPIIVNYKNIPIKIKVKKPEQVGADRLVNAVAVKEIYGCPSVVIDLGTATTLDFVSEKGEYLGGIIAPGIKISAEALFEKTAKLPLVSFQTIKQNLVIGKNTKEAILSGIFWEHIGLIKEVIKKIKNEKLKMKNLKVILTGGYAKTFAKHFPNFIVDEDLTLKGLEIVFEKLRSCPENARQ, encoded by the coding sequence ATGAAACTACTGACGGTAGATATTGGTAATACAACAATAGATTTCGGGCTCTTTTCTGCCACAAAACTCGGCGGATCCGCCTCTGGCGGAGAAAATAAAAAACTGATAGCAAAAACAAAAATTCTGACAGCAAAATTCTCAAAAATTCCATTTGGTAATTATGATAATGCTATAATTATATCTGTTGTGCCTTGTATAACTTCTAAGATAAGCCGTCAGTTAAAAAACAAACCAATAATTGTTAACTATAAAAATATACCAATAAAAATAAAAGTAAAAAAACCTGAACAGGTTGGCGCAGATCGTCTTGTAAATGCTGTTGCAGTAAAAGAGATATACGGCTGTCCATCAGTAGTTATTGATTTAGGTACGGCTACGACACTTGATTTTGTTTCTGAAAAAGGTGAGTATTTAGGCGGTATAATAGCACCTGGGATAAAAATATCAGCCGAAGCACTTTTTGAGAAAACAGCAAAACTGCCACTGGTATCATTCCAAACGATAAAGCAGAATCTTGTAATTGGCAAAAATACAAAAGAAGCAATATTGTCAGGTATATTTTGGGAACATATCGGATTGATAAAGGAGGTGATAAAAAAAATTAAAAATGAAAAATTAAAAATGAAAAATTTGAAAGTGATTTTGACGGGCGGGTATGCAAAAACTTTCGCAAAACATTTTCCGAATTTTATAGTTGACGAAGATTTAACATTAAAAGGGCTTGAAATTGTTTTTGAAAAATTGCGAAGTTGCCCTGAAAATGCTCGTCAGTAA
- a CDS encoding DUF6588 family protein, whose protein sequence is MRKAFAVFVVSCLVAGTAFSATLDFDELVNKLEKEFIESLANDIGSVLAGGMFHSGRTLPILPGIDLGLITATSLEPSADDEILKTSMGDKLFGLPFVQLSKGLPKSFELTLRGFPETQGVEMLGVGVKYGIIEKELAVVKMGLSAMYSYNQLTYATFKANTNSVAGIFSVSIPVIEPYLGVAMDTTKLETKFDPTYLTNYFTNLDLPVKGNLSATGTALRGVLGLNFSLLPFTYINVAGTYLIDHFGIDFGLGVNF, encoded by the coding sequence ATGAGAAAAGCTTTTGCAGTATTTGTGGTTAGTTGTTTAGTTGCTGGTACTGCGTTTTCGGCTACACTTGATTTTGATGAACTTGTAAATAAACTTGAAAAAGAGTTCATAGAATCATTAGCAAATGACATCGGTTCTGTGCTTGCAGGGGGGATGTTCCATTCCGGAAGAACACTTCCAATATTACCTGGGATAGACCTCGGATTAATTACTGCAACTTCATTAGAACCATCGGCTGATGATGAAATTCTTAAAACCAGTATGGGTGATAAACTGTTCGGGTTACCATTTGTCCAATTATCAAAAGGGCTGCCCAAAAGTTTTGAACTTACACTACGCGGTTTTCCAGAAACACAGGGTGTTGAAATGCTCGGTGTTGGTGTTAAATATGGTATTATTGAGAAGGAACTGGCAGTTGTAAAAATGGGTCTTTCTGCAATGTATTCATATAATCAGTTAACATATGCAACATTCAAAGCAAACACAAATTCTGTTGCTGGAATTTTTTCGGTAAGTATTCCTGTAATAGAGCCGTATCTCGGTGTCGCAATGGATACCACAAAACTGGAGACAAAATTTGATCCAACTTATTTAACTAATTATTTCACTAATTTAGATCTACCTGTAAAAGGCAACCTCAGTGCTACCGGGACCGCCTTACGAGGTGTTCTTGGTTTGAATTTCTCATTGTTACCATTTACATATATCAATGTAGCAGGCACATATCTGATAGACCATTTTGGTATTGATTTTGGTTTAGGTGTAAATTTTTGA